From the genome of Pantoea alfalfae, one region includes:
- the cysT gene encoding sulfate/thiosulfate ABC transporter permease CysT, producing the protein MFAASQKRVLPGFGLSLGTSLLFTCLILLLPISAVIMQLSQMTLQQYWDVVTNPQLVAAYKVTLLSAGVASLFNAVFGMLMAWILTRYRFPGRTLLDGLMDLPFALPTAVAGLTLAGLFSVNGWYGQWFAQFDIKISYTWIGIAIAMAFTSIPFVVRTVQPVLEELGPEYEEAAETLGATPWQSFRRVVLPEVAPALLAGTALSFTRSLGEFGAVIFIAGNIAWKTEVTSLMIFVRLQEFDYPAASAIASVILAASLILLFAINTLQSRFGRRLGGH; encoded by the coding sequence ATGTTTGCTGCCAGCCAGAAACGCGTGTTGCCCGGCTTTGGTCTCAGCCTCGGCACCAGCCTGCTCTTTACCTGTCTGATCCTGCTGCTGCCGATCAGCGCGGTGATTATGCAGCTGTCGCAGATGACGCTGCAACAGTACTGGGATGTCGTGACCAACCCTCAGCTGGTGGCCGCCTATAAAGTGACGCTGCTCTCTGCCGGTGTCGCCTCCCTGTTTAACGCGGTGTTCGGCATGCTGATGGCATGGATCCTGACCCGCTATCGTTTTCCAGGCCGGACACTGCTGGATGGCCTGATGGATCTGCCGTTTGCATTGCCTACGGCGGTGGCGGGCCTGACCCTGGCCGGACTCTTTTCGGTTAACGGCTGGTACGGACAGTGGTTCGCTCAGTTCGACATCAAAATTTCTTACACCTGGATTGGTATCGCCATTGCCATGGCCTTTACCAGCATTCCGTTTGTGGTGCGTACCGTGCAGCCGGTGCTGGAAGAGTTAGGTCCGGAGTATGAAGAAGCCGCCGAAACGCTGGGTGCCACGCCGTGGCAGAGCTTCCGCCGCGTCGTGCTGCCGGAAGTGGCACCGGCGCTGCTGGCCGGTACGGCGCTCTCCTTTACCCGCAGCCTGGGTGAGTTTGGTGCGGTGATCTTTATTGCCGGTAACATCGCCTGGAAAACGGAAGTCACCTCGCTGATGATTTTTGTCCGGCTGCAGGAGTTCGACTATCCGGCAGCCAGCGCTATCGCCTCGGTGATCCTGGCGGCATCGCTGATTCTGCTATTCGCGATTAATACATTGCAGAGCCGCTTTGGCCGTCGTCTGGGAGGTCACTAA
- the cysW gene encoding sulfate/thiosulfate ABC transporter permease CysW, protein MAEVSQINHAARQPVNWGKWLLISIGTLISILLLVVPMASIFWEALNQGLIVALSNLADPDMLHAIWLTVMVALITVPVNLVFGTLLAWLVTRFTFPGRQLLLTLFDIPFAVSPVVAGLMYLLFWGVNGPAGGWLDAHNIQIMFAWPGMVLATVFVTCPFVVRELVPVMLSQGSHEDEAAVLLGASGWQMFRRVTLPNIRWALLYGIVLTNARAIGEFGAVSVVSGSIRGETYTLPLQVELLHQDYNTVGAFTAAALLTLMAIVTLFLKSIVQWRLEQQHKRLQQEGNHEH, encoded by the coding sequence ATGGCTGAGGTTTCACAAATTAATCATGCTGCGCGTCAGCCTGTAAACTGGGGCAAGTGGCTGCTGATTAGTATCGGCACGCTGATCTCGATTCTGCTGCTGGTGGTGCCGATGGCCTCCATCTTCTGGGAAGCGCTGAATCAGGGGCTCATTGTCGCTCTCAGCAATCTGGCGGATCCGGACATGCTGCACGCCATCTGGCTGACCGTGATGGTGGCGCTGATCACCGTACCGGTTAACCTTGTGTTCGGCACGCTGCTCGCCTGGCTGGTGACGCGCTTTACCTTTCCGGGCCGGCAGTTGCTGCTGACCCTGTTTGATATTCCTTTTGCCGTGTCGCCCGTCGTAGCCGGTCTGATGTATCTGCTGTTCTGGGGCGTGAATGGCCCGGCAGGCGGCTGGCTGGATGCGCATAACATCCAGATTATGTTTGCCTGGCCTGGTATGGTGCTGGCGACGGTGTTTGTGACCTGTCCGTTTGTGGTGCGCGAACTGGTCCCGGTGATGCTGAGTCAGGGCAGTCATGAAGATGAAGCGGCGGTGCTGTTAGGCGCGTCAGGCTGGCAGATGTTCCGTCGTGTGACGCTGCCGAACATTCGCTGGGCGCTGCTGTATGGCATCGTCCTGACCAACGCCCGTGCGATTGGTGAATTTGGTGCGGTTTCGGTGGTATCGGGATCGATTCGCGGTGAAACCTACACATTACCGCTTCAGGTTGAATTGTTGCATCAGGACTACAACACCGTTGGCGCGTTCACCGCGGCCGCCCTGTTAACCCTGATGGCAATTGTGACGCTGTTTCTGAAAAGCATTGTGCAGTGGCGTTTAGAGCAACAGCACAAACGCCTGCAACAGGAGGGAAATCATGAGCATTGA
- the cysA gene encoding sulfate/thiosulfate ABC transporter ATP-binding protein CysA produces MSIEINKINKSFGRTSVLNDISLDIASGEMVALLGPSGSGKTTLLRIIAGLEHQNSGQIRFHGNDVSRLHARDRQVGFVFQHYALFRHMTVFDNIAFGLTVLPRRERPSAAEIKQRVTRLLEMVQLAHLANRFPAQLSGGQKQRVALARALAVEPQILLLDEPFGALDAQVRKELRRWLRQLHEEIKFTSVFVTHDQEEAMEVADRVVVMSQGNIEQVGTPDDVWRDPATRFVLEFLGEVNRFDGEIQGSQFHVGAHHWPLGYTSAHQGAVELFLRPWEIDVSRRSSLETPLPVQVLEVSPRGHFWQLVVQPVGWQSEPVSVVFEGEQTAPIRGERLFVGLQQARLYKGDTPLRAVAFAQSA; encoded by the coding sequence ATGAGCATTGAGATTAACAAGATCAACAAGTCCTTTGGTCGCACCTCGGTGCTGAACGATATCTCTCTGGATATTGCCTCAGGTGAAATGGTGGCGCTGCTTGGCCCATCAGGCTCGGGTAAAACCACGCTGCTGCGCATTATTGCCGGGCTGGAGCATCAGAACAGCGGTCAGATCCGTTTTCATGGCAACGACGTCAGCCGCCTGCATGCGCGCGATCGTCAGGTTGGTTTCGTCTTCCAGCACTATGCGCTGTTCCGTCACATGACGGTGTTCGACAACATCGCCTTTGGCCTGACCGTGCTGCCGCGTCGCGAACGTCCTTCAGCGGCGGAGATCAAGCAGCGTGTAACCCGTCTGCTGGAGATGGTGCAGCTGGCCCATCTGGCAAACCGCTTTCCTGCACAGCTGTCGGGCGGTCAGAAGCAGCGTGTGGCGCTGGCGCGTGCATTAGCGGTTGAACCGCAGATTCTGCTGCTGGATGAACCTTTTGGCGCGCTGGATGCTCAGGTGCGTAAAGAGCTGCGCCGCTGGCTGCGTCAACTGCATGAAGAGATTAAATTCACCAGCGTGTTCGTGACCCACGATCAGGAAGAGGCGATGGAGGTCGCGGATCGCGTCGTGGTGATGAGTCAGGGAAATATTGAACAGGTTGGCACGCCAGATGATGTATGGCGCGATCCGGCGACCCGCTTTGTGCTGGAGTTCCTGGGTGAAGTGAATCGCTTTGATGGCGAAATTCAGGGATCGCAGTTCCACGTCGGCGCGCATCACTGGCCGCTGGGTTATACCTCAGCTCATCAGGGCGCGGTTGAGCTATTCCTGCGTCCGTGGGAAATCGATGTATCACGTCGCAGCAGCCTGGAAACGCCGCTGCCGGTGCAGGTGCTTGAAGTCAGCCCGCGTGGTCACTTCTGGCAGCTGGTGGTTCAGCCTGTCGGCTGGCAGAGCGAGCCGGTTTCAGTGGTGTTTGAAGGTGAGCAGACAGCCCCGATTCGCGGCGAGCGCCTGTTCGTCGGGTTGCAGCAGGCGCGCCTCTATAAAGGCGATACGCCGCTGCGTGCAGTTGCCTTTGCACAGAGCGCCTGA
- the cysM gene encoding cysteine synthase CysM has product MTTLEHTIGNTPLIKLQRLTPANGSEVWLKLEGNNPAGSVKDRAAWSMINQAELRGELSPGDQLIEATSGNTGIALAMIAAMKGYRLRLLMPDNMSQERQDAMRAYGAELILVPRQQGMEGARDLALAMAARGEGRVLDQFNNPDNPLGHYQTTGPELWQQSNQRMTHFISSMGTTGTITGVGRYLKEHNTGVQVIGLQPSEGSSIPGIRRWPLAYLPGIYRPDLVDDVMDMTQKEAEETMRALARREGIFCGVSSGGAVAGALRIAQANPGSVVVAIACDRGDRYLSTGLYHQ; this is encoded by the coding sequence GTGACGACTCTTGAACACACCATCGGCAATACCCCGCTGATTAAGCTGCAGCGCCTGACGCCAGCTAACGGTAGTGAGGTCTGGCTCAAGCTGGAAGGCAATAATCCGGCGGGCTCGGTAAAAGATCGCGCGGCCTGGTCGATGATTAATCAGGCGGAGCTGCGCGGTGAACTTTCACCCGGCGATCAGCTGATTGAAGCAACCAGTGGGAATACCGGCATTGCGCTGGCGATGATCGCGGCGATGAAAGGCTACCGACTTCGCCTGCTGATGCCGGACAACATGAGTCAGGAGCGACAGGATGCGATGCGTGCTTATGGCGCAGAGCTGATTCTGGTGCCGCGACAGCAGGGCATGGAGGGTGCACGCGATCTGGCACTGGCGATGGCGGCGCGTGGTGAAGGCCGGGTGCTGGATCAGTTTAATAATCCCGATAACCCGCTGGGTCACTATCAGACTACCGGGCCGGAGTTGTGGCAGCAGTCGAACCAGCGCATGACCCATTTTATCTCCAGCATGGGTACCACCGGCACGATCACCGGCGTGGGACGTTACCTGAAAGAGCACAACACGGGCGTGCAGGTGATCGGTTTACAGCCGAGTGAAGGCAGCAGTATTCCGGGCATTCGTCGCTGGCCGCTGGCCTATCTTCCGGGGATCTACCGGCCCGACTTAGTGGATGATGTGATGGATATGACGCAGAAAGAAGCGGAAGAGACCATGCGGGCGCTGGCGCGCCGTGAAGGCATTTTCTGCGGTGTCAGCTCAGGCGGTGCGGTGGCGGGTGCACTGCGTATTGCGCAGGCGAACCCGGGCAGCGTCGTGGTAGCGATCGCCTGCGATCGCGGCGATCGTTATCTCTCGACCGGACTCTATCATCAGTAA
- a CDS encoding response regulator transcription factor translates to MKILLVDDDVELGTMLSQYLIAEGFDAQLVLTGSAGIQGARSGDFTAMILDIMLPDMSGIDVLRQVRQNSRIPVIMLTAKGDNIDRVIGLEMGADDYMPKPCYPRELVARLRAVLRRFEEQVPQPDAKEPLRWGGLTLNPATRMSEWQGKTFDLTASEFNLLDLLLRAPDRVVSKDELSEKGLGRPREAYDRSVDVHISNIRQKLSALTADSINIETVRSIGYRIR, encoded by the coding sequence ATGAAAATTTTGCTTGTTGATGATGATGTCGAATTGGGCACGATGCTAAGCCAGTACCTGATCGCTGAAGGGTTCGATGCCCAGCTGGTGCTGACCGGCAGCGCCGGAATTCAGGGCGCGCGCTCTGGCGATTTCACTGCCATGATTCTGGATATTATGCTGCCCGACATGAGTGGCATCGATGTGTTGCGTCAGGTGCGCCAGAACAGCCGGATACCGGTGATCATGCTGACTGCCAAAGGCGATAATATTGATCGCGTGATCGGCCTTGAGATGGGGGCGGATGACTATATGCCTAAACCCTGTTATCCCCGTGAACTGGTCGCCCGCCTGCGCGCGGTATTGCGCCGTTTCGAGGAGCAGGTACCGCAGCCGGATGCCAAAGAGCCGCTGCGCTGGGGAGGCCTGACGCTTAATCCTGCCACCCGCATGAGTGAATGGCAGGGTAAAACATTTGATCTGACAGCATCAGAATTTAATCTGCTGGATTTGCTGCTGCGCGCGCCGGACAGGGTCGTGTCAAAAGATGAGCTCTCTGAAAAGGGGCTGGGCCGTCCGCGTGAAGCCTATGACCGCAGCGTTGATGTGCACATCAGCAACATCCGTCAGAAACTCAGCGCACTGACCGCTGACAGCATCAATATCGAAACTGTTCGCAGCATCGGTTACCGTATTCGATGA
- a CDS encoding ATP-binding protein — translation MKQSYRGRMFWKIFIGFWLVFIIMSQLIWLGFSLSGKRHEPPEIMAIRRIVDLQMTSAASVLERGGPDELNAMLSDWDETDRQFFHVTQQTKPLQSQDSGNLDFRGRLPEEVVRRVHCADGKEYQLRYDLDGMRMNSKQNMMPRKFLNIPEPMFVFAGSVGLLFSLLLAWNLTRPMRQLREGFSRVAEGDLSVRLFPIMRKRHDEISNVAEAFDAMVERLDTLVRAREELLHDISHELRSPLARLQLATGLARQTPESVNSSLDRIDEEARRLDKMIGELLTLSRAEHESIPDEQYFDLTGLLEAVITDVRYEAQIPGVQVELKVDERGDYTVRGNAELIRRGIENVLRNALRFSLPGQRIEVDLRAEQQWLAIQVRDQGPGVDEEKLSSIFDPFVRVNSPLMGKGYGLGLAIVRKVVLAHHGEVEARNRPEGGLELTLRLPHWQP, via the coding sequence ATGAAACAGAGTTACCGCGGACGCATGTTCTGGAAGATCTTTATCGGCTTCTGGCTTGTTTTTATCATCATGAGCCAGCTTATCTGGCTCGGTTTTTCGCTCTCCGGTAAACGGCATGAACCGCCTGAAATTATGGCTATCCGTCGCATTGTGGATCTGCAGATGACCTCTGCTGCATCGGTACTGGAGCGGGGCGGGCCTGATGAGCTGAATGCGATGCTGTCGGACTGGGATGAAACTGATCGTCAGTTCTTTCACGTCACGCAGCAGACTAAACCGCTACAATCACAGGACAGCGGCAACCTGGATTTCAGGGGCCGTCTTCCTGAAGAGGTGGTGCGCCGGGTACACTGCGCGGATGGAAAAGAATATCAGCTGCGCTACGACCTGGATGGCATGCGCATGAACAGCAAACAGAACATGATGCCGCGGAAATTTCTGAATATCCCCGAGCCGATGTTTGTCTTCGCCGGGTCGGTGGGGTTGCTGTTCAGTCTGCTGCTGGCCTGGAATCTGACGCGGCCCATGCGTCAGTTGAGGGAGGGATTTTCCCGCGTCGCCGAGGGTGATTTAAGCGTGCGTCTGTTCCCGATTATGCGAAAGCGGCACGACGAGATTTCAAATGTCGCTGAAGCGTTTGATGCCATGGTTGAGCGGCTTGATACCCTGGTGCGCGCCCGTGAAGAGCTGCTGCACGATATCTCACATGAGCTTCGTTCACCACTGGCGCGGCTGCAACTGGCGACCGGACTCGCCAGACAGACGCCAGAAAGCGTAAACAGTTCGCTTGATCGCATTGATGAAGAGGCGCGGCGGCTGGACAAAATGATCGGTGAACTGCTGACGCTGTCGCGAGCTGAACATGAAAGCATCCCGGATGAGCAATATTTTGACCTGACCGGTTTGCTGGAGGCGGTCATCACCGATGTCCGCTATGAAGCACAGATCCCTGGTGTACAGGTGGAGTTAAAGGTTGACGAGCGGGGCGACTACACCGTGCGGGGCAATGCGGAGCTGATACGGCGCGGGATCGAGAACGTCTTACGCAACGCGCTGCGCTTCTCTTTGCCAGGGCAGCGGATTGAGGTCGACTTACGCGCTGAACAGCAGTGGCTGGCGATTCAGGTACGCGATCAGGGGCCAGGTGTCGATGAGGAGAAACTCTCCAGCATTTTTGACCCGTTTGTGCGGGTAAATTCGCCGCTGATGGGTAAAGGTTATGGTCTGGGACTGGCTATTGTGCGTAAAGTGGTGCTGGCGCATCATGGTGAAGTTGAGGCGCGGAACCGGCCAGAGGGCGGACTTGAACTGACGCTGCGTCTGCCGCACTGGCAGCCCTGA
- the crr gene encoding PTS glucose transporter subunit IIA, which produces MGLFSKLFGEKTDSAGTIDIVAPLSGEIVNIEDVPDVVFAEKIVGDGIAIKPSGNKMVAPVDGTIGKIFETNHAFSIESDNGIELFVHFGIDTVELKGEGFKRIAEEGQKVKKGDVVIEFDLPLLEEKAKSTLTPVVISNMDEIKELIKLSGQVTVGETPVIRIKK; this is translated from the coding sequence ATGGGTTTGTTTTCTAAACTTTTTGGCGAAAAAACGGATAGCGCTGGGACAATCGACATCGTAGCGCCTCTGTCGGGCGAAATCGTGAACATTGAAGACGTACCAGATGTGGTGTTTGCAGAAAAAATCGTGGGCGACGGTATTGCGATCAAACCCAGCGGCAACAAAATGGTTGCGCCTGTTGATGGCACTATCGGCAAGATTTTTGAAACCAATCACGCTTTTTCGATCGAATCAGACAACGGCATTGAGCTGTTCGTCCATTTTGGTATCGATACGGTTGAACTGAAAGGTGAAGGCTTCAAACGCATCGCTGAAGAAGGCCAGAAGGTCAAAAAAGGCGACGTGGTTATTGAGTTCGATCTGCCGTTGCTGGAAGAGAAAGCAAAATCAACCCTGACACCGGTTGTCATCTCCAACATGGATGAAATCAAGGAATTGATTAAGCTGTCTGGTCAGGTCACCGTCGGCGAAACGCCGGTGATTCGCATCAAAAAGTAA
- the ptsI gene encoding phosphoenolpyruvate-protein phosphotransferase PtsI yields MISGILASPGIAFGKALLLKEDEIVINRKKISDDQVEQEVQRFLDGRSKAALQLEAIRVKAGETLGEEKAAIFEGHIMLLEDEELEQEIIDLIKKDHATADAAAYSVIDGQAKALEELDDEYLKERAADVRDIGKRLLQNILGLHIVDLSAIPDESILVAKDLTPSETAQLNLKKVLGFITDLGGRTSHTSIMARSLEIPAIVGTGNVTVTVKNGDFLILDGVNNAIHVNPSEAIQEELKAVQNQYLSEKHELAKLKDLPAVTLDGHQVEVCANIGTVRDIAGAERNGAEGVGLYRTEFLFMDRDSLPSEEEQFQAYKAVAEAMGSQAVIVRTMDIGGDKDLPYMNLPKEENPFLGWRAIRIAMDRKEILHAQLRAILRASSFGKLRIMFPMIISVEEVRSLKAELELLKAQLRDEGKAFDESIEVGIMVETPASAVIAHHLAKEVDFFSIGTNDLTQYTLAVDRGNDLISHLYNPMTPSVLNLIKQVIDASHAEGKWTGMCGELAGDERATLLLLGMGLDEFSMSAISIPGIKKIIRNTNFEDAKALAEQALAQPTAEDLMNLVNKFIKEKTLC; encoded by the coding sequence ATGATTTCAGGCATTTTAGCATCACCAGGTATCGCTTTCGGCAAAGCACTGCTGCTGAAAGAAGACGAGATCGTCATCAACCGCAAGAAAATTTCTGATGATCAGGTTGAGCAGGAAGTTCAGCGCTTCCTCGATGGCCGCAGCAAAGCGGCATTACAACTGGAAGCGATTCGCGTCAAAGCGGGTGAAACCCTCGGTGAAGAGAAAGCAGCCATCTTCGAAGGCCACATCATGTTGCTGGAAGATGAAGAGCTGGAGCAGGAAATCATCGACCTGATCAAAAAAGATCACGCGACTGCTGACGCTGCTGCTTACTCGGTCATTGATGGCCAGGCGAAAGCACTGGAAGAATTAGATGACGAATATCTGAAAGAGCGTGCGGCTGACGTGCGTGACATCGGTAAGCGTCTGCTGCAAAACATCCTCGGTCTGCACATCGTCGACCTGAGCGCTATTCCGGACGAATCTATTCTGGTGGCCAAAGATTTAACGCCGTCAGAAACCGCACAGCTGAACCTGAAAAAGGTGCTGGGCTTTATCACTGATCTGGGCGGCCGTACCTCACATACCTCAATCATGGCGCGCTCGCTGGAAATCCCGGCCATTGTCGGCACCGGCAATGTAACCGTCACGGTTAAAAACGGCGATTTCCTGATCCTGGATGGCGTTAACAATGCGATTCACGTCAATCCTTCCGAAGCGATTCAGGAAGAACTGAAAGCCGTACAGAATCAGTATCTGTCCGAAAAACATGAATTAGCCAAGCTGAAAGATCTGCCAGCCGTGACGCTGGATGGCCATCAGGTTGAAGTCTGTGCCAACATCGGTACTGTGCGCGATATCGCCGGTGCGGAGCGTAACGGCGCGGAAGGCGTAGGTCTCTACCGCACCGAATTCCTGTTCATGGATCGCGACTCTCTCCCAAGTGAAGAAGAGCAGTTCCAGGCGTATAAAGCCGTTGCTGAAGCGATGGGCTCACAGGCGGTTATCGTGCGCACCATGGATATCGGCGGTGACAAAGATCTGCCTTACATGAACCTGCCAAAAGAAGAGAACCCGTTCCTCGGCTGGCGTGCTATCCGTATCGCGATGGACCGCAAAGAGATTCTGCATGCACAGCTGCGTGCCATCCTGCGCGCCTCCTCCTTCGGTAAACTGCGCATCATGTTCCCGATGATCATTTCGGTTGAAGAAGTACGCAGCCTGAAAGCGGAACTGGAACTGCTGAAAGCGCAGTTGCGTGATGAAGGTAAAGCCTTTGATGAAAGCATTGAAGTCGGCATCATGGTAGAGACCCCGGCTTCAGCCGTCATTGCCCATCATCTGGCGAAAGAAGTCGACTTCTTCAGTATTGGGACAAACGATCTGACGCAGTATACTCTGGCGGTCGATCGTGGTAATGATTTGATCTCGCACCTGTACAACCCAATGACGCCGTCTGTGCTTAACTTAATCAAGCAAGTCATTGATGCATCTCACGCTGAAGGTAAATGGACCGGCATGTGTGGTGAGCTGGCAGGTGATGAACGTGCTACACTACTGTTACTGGGAATGGGGCTGGACGAGTTCAGCATGAGTGCCATTTCTATCCCTGGCATCAAAAAAATCATTCGTAATACTAATTTTGAAGATGCGAAGGCATTGGCAGAGCAGGCACTGGCTCAACCGACAGCGGAAGACTTAATGAACCTGGTTAACAAGTTCATTAAGGAAAAAACGCTCTGCTAA
- the ptsH gene encoding phosphocarrier protein Hpr, whose amino-acid sequence MFQQEVTITAPNGLHTRPAAQFVKEAKAFQSEITVTSNGKSASAKSLFKLQTLGLTQGTVVTLSAEGEDEQKAVEHLVKLMAELE is encoded by the coding sequence ATGTTCCAGCAAGAAGTTACCATTACTGCACCAAACGGTCTGCATACTCGCCCAGCTGCGCAATTCGTTAAAGAAGCCAAAGCTTTCCAGTCAGAAATCACCGTGACCTCTAACGGCAAATCAGCGAGCGCGAAAAGCCTGTTCAAACTGCAGACGCTGGGTTTAACCCAGGGAACGGTTGTGACTCTTTCCGCGGAAGGTGAAGACGAACAGAAAGCAGTTGAGCATCTGGTCAAACTGATGGCTGAACTGGAGTAA
- the cysK gene encoding cysteine synthase A, translated as MSKIYEDNSLTIGHTPLVRLNRIGNGRILAKVESRNPSFSIKCRIGANMIWDAEKRGILKPGIELVEPTSGNTGIALAYVAAARGYKLTLTMPETMSVERRKLLKALGAKLVLTEGAKGMKGAIGKAEEIVASDPDKYVLLQQFSNPANPEIHEKTTGPEIWEDTDGEVDVFIAGVGTGGTLTGVSRYIKNTKGKKDLITVAVEPTDSPVIAQALAGEEIKPGPHKIQGIGAGFIPGNLELNLVDRVVAITNEEAISTARRLMEEEGILAGISSGAAVAAALKLQEDETFANKNIVVILPSSGERYLSTALFADLFTEKELQ; from the coding sequence ATGAGTAAGATCTATGAAGACAACTCTTTGACAATTGGTCATACGCCGCTGGTTCGACTGAACCGCATCGGTAACGGCCGCATTCTTGCGAAAGTTGAATCCCGTAACCCGAGCTTCAGCATCAAATGTCGTATCGGTGCCAATATGATTTGGGACGCAGAGAAACGCGGTATTCTGAAACCCGGCATTGAGCTGGTTGAACCGACCAGCGGTAACACCGGTATCGCCCTGGCCTACGTTGCCGCTGCGCGCGGTTATAAACTCACGCTGACCATGCCCGAAACCATGTCGGTTGAACGTCGTAAACTGCTGAAAGCGCTGGGCGCGAAGCTGGTTCTGACCGAAGGTGCTAAAGGCATGAAAGGTGCCATCGGCAAAGCGGAAGAGATTGTCGCCAGCGACCCGGACAAATATGTGCTGCTGCAGCAGTTCAGCAACCCGGCTAACCCGGAAATCCATGAAAAGACCACCGGCCCGGAAATCTGGGAAGATACCGATGGCGAAGTGGATGTCTTTATTGCGGGTGTCGGCACAGGCGGAACGCTGACCGGCGTGAGTCGCTACATCAAAAACACCAAAGGCAAAAAAGATCTGATTACTGTCGCGGTTGAGCCGACCGATTCGCCAGTGATTGCGCAGGCGCTGGCGGGTGAAGAGATCAAACCCGGCCCGCATAAAATTCAGGGTATTGGTGCCGGCTTTATTCCGGGCAATCTGGAACTGAACCTGGTTGACCGCGTGGTGGCCATTACCAATGAAGAAGCGATCAGCACGGCGCGCAGGCTGATGGAAGAAGAAGGTATCCTGGCCGGTATCTCATCCGGTGCTGCTGTCGCCGCCGCGCTGAAGCTGCAGGAAGACGAAACCTTCGCCAACAAAAACATCGTGGTGATTCTGCCCTCCTCTGGCGAACGCTATCTGAGTACCGCGCTGTTCGCCGATCTCTTCACTGAAAAAGAGCTGCAGTAG
- the cysZ gene encoding sulfate transporter CysZ: MALENSVSDFNGMHYFSQGWKLVRLPGIRRFVVMPLLINMIMLGGAFVWLFYRLGDWIPRLMAHIPDWLQWLSYLLWPLSVIAIVLVFSYFFSTLANLIAAPFCGLLAEQLEGRLTGKPLPDSGWAGMLKDVPRIMKREMQKLGYYLPRALGLLLLYFIPGFGQTVAPVLWFLFSAWMLSIQYCDYPFDNHKVPFQQMRNALRRHKTANMQFGALTSLFTMIPILNLVIMPVAVCGATAMWVDRYRPQLARSEVR; encoded by the coding sequence ATGGCCCTTGAGAATTCGGTCTCAGATTTTAACGGCATGCACTACTTTAGCCAGGGCTGGAAACTGGTCCGTCTGCCTGGCATTCGCCGCTTTGTAGTGATGCCACTGCTGATTAACATGATCATGCTCGGTGGCGCATTCGTCTGGCTGTTTTATCGTCTCGGTGACTGGATCCCGCGCCTGATGGCCCATATTCCGGATTGGCTGCAGTGGCTGAGCTATCTGTTGTGGCCGCTGTCGGTGATTGCGATTGTGTTGGTGTTCAGCTACTTCTTCTCGACGCTGGCAAACCTGATTGCCGCCCCTTTCTGCGGTCTGCTGGCCGAGCAGCTCGAAGGACGCCTGACCGGTAAGCCTCTGCCCGACAGCGGCTGGGCAGGAATGCTTAAAGATGTGCCGCGCATCATGAAGCGCGAGATGCAAAAACTGGGCTATTACCTGCCCCGCGCGCTGGGACTGTTGCTGCTCTACTTTATTCCTGGCTTTGGTCAGACGGTTGCCCCGGTGCTGTGGTTCCTGTTCAGTGCCTGGATGTTATCCATCCAGTATTGCGACTATCCGTTTGACAACCACAAAGTGCCGTTTCAGCAAATGCGAAACGCCCTGCGTCGGCACAAAACAGCCAATATGCAGTTTGGCGCACTCACCAGCCTGTTCACGATGATTCCGATTCTGAACCTCGTGATTATGCCGGTTGCCGTTTGCGGTGCCACCGCCATGTGGGTCGATCGCTACCGACCGCAGCTGGCGCGCAGTGAGGTGCGTTAA